TCCAGGTCGGGTACCAGGCCGAAGAGCGGGGTCACCAGGGCCACCCGCACCTGGGGCCCGAGTTTTTCCTCCAAGCCTTCCCGGCGGAAGCAGGCAGTGGCGGGGTCCAGGTCCGCGTAGACGGGGACCAGGCCGAGGTCCACCACCGCGTCCAGGATGCCCTTGATGGTGATGGGGGGCATGAGGACCTGGGAACCCTCGGGAAGGTCCAGGGTCTTCAGGGCCGCATGGATGGCGGTGCGGGCGAAGGGGAAGGCCACCGCGTGACGCCGGCCGATGTAGCCCGTGAAGGTCCTTTCCCAATCCTCCACCCGGTCCTTTTCCTCCAGTGGCGCCAAGAGGGAAAGGAAGAGGTAACGGAAGCTTTGGGAAAGGGAATGGTAGATGACCCCGCGGGGGATCTTTTTACGCAAAGGGTTCATCGGAACTCCAGGGAGTAGGCGTCGGCCAGGCCCAGGACGCCGCGGTGCCCCAGGATGCGGCCATATTCCTGAAGGACGGCCAGTTCCCTCATGGGCGCGAGCCGGGCGGCGGCGTGGGCTTGGGGGCGGCCCAAAAGGACCATGCCCATTTTGTTGAGAAAACCCCGGCGGCTGATGCCCACCACCAGGCGGGGTCGAGGGGACCGCCCCTTCAGTTCCTCCAGCAGGGACCGGAGGTCCCCTTCCTGGAACGAGTAGAAGACCTCGTTGGCCACCAGCACGTCGAAAGGAACGGCCCGCCAGTCGGGCACCTCGGTCAGGTCGGGACGGATGTCATAGCCTGTGACCAGGGCCCCAGGGAGGAGTTTTTTCAGTTCGCCCCCGCCACAGCCGAAATCGAGGATCCGCAGGCCCGGCCTGTGAAGCTCCCCCACCCGGATGACCGCGCGAAGAAGGCTCCGGAAATAGAGTTGGGAGAGGCCGGAATAAAGGGTCACGCCCCATTTTAGGGGCGGGCCGATAGGACGGGAAAGCCCGTCCACCGGGCTCTTTTGGATGGGCAAGGCCTTGGGAAGGCGTTATCTTGGAAAGCACCGGCCTTTCCAGATCCCCTGAGGCCACGAGGAGAGAACGCCCCCCGGCTGGCCCCATGAACGCTCCCATCCCTTTCCATCAACCGATCCTGGCCGGGAACGAACTTCGTTACGTCGAGGAGTCCCTGAAGAGCGGCCGGTTGGCCGCTTCCGGCCCCTTCTCCAAGAAGGCTTCCACCTTTCTGAGGGAGCAACTGGGAGCCGCCGAGGTCTTCCTGACCACCTCCTGCACCGACGCCCTGGAAATGGGCGTCCTTCTGCTCGGCCTGGAGCCCGGGGACATCGCCATCCTGCCTTCCTTCACCTTCGTTTCCACCGCCCTGGCCCTGGTGCGCCGGGGGGTGAAACTCATCTTTGCCGACATCGAGCGGGAGACCTTCGGCCTGGACCCGGCCCATGTGGCAGAACTCCTCGACGACAAGGTCAAGGTGATCGTGCCGGTCCATTACGCCGGGGTGGCCTGCGACCTGGCGGGGATCGAGAAGGTCCTTGGGGGACGCCCCATCGACCTGATGGAGGACAACGCCCAGGGCCTCTTCGCCTCCTATCAAGGCAAGCCCCTGGGGAGCCGGGGACGGATCTCGGCCCTGAGCTTCCATGAGACCAAGAACCTCACCTGTGGCGAGGGCGGGGCCCTGGTGGTCAACCGGACCGCCGATCTGGACCGCGCCCACCTGCTTTACGACAAGGGGACCAACCGCCGGGCCTTCCAATTGGGCCAGGTGGACAAGTATTCCTGGGTGGATGAAGGCTCTTCCTTCGGGCTCTCGGACCTTTTGGCCGCGGCCCTTTGGGCCCAGTTGGAACAGCGGGACGCCATCCAATCCCGGCGCAAGACCCTCTGGGGTCTCTACCACTCGCTTTTGACACCCGCGGCGGCCCGGCTGGGCTTCCAGGTGCCCCGTGTACCGCCGGACCGGGAACAGCCTTATCATATGTACTACGTGTTGCTGAAGGACCGTTCGGAACGGGACCGGGTCCTGAAGGCCCTGGGAGACCAGGGCATCCAAGCCACCTTCCACTACACCCCGCTGCATTCGGCGCCGGGTGCCAAGAAGCACCTGGCCCGTCCCACCGATTGCCCGGTCACCGAGGAAGTGAGCGGGAGGCTGCTGCGCCTTCCCTTCCACAACGCCCTCACCGACGACCAGGTCCGCCGGGTCGCCGCCACCTTCCTGGAGGCCTTGGAGAGACCATGAACCTGAAGCCCCCCCGTTCCCGCCGGACGAAATACTCGGTGGTCATCCCGGTCTTCAACAGCGCATCCCTGGTGGGCGAGACGGTGGACCGCACGGCCGCTTTCCTCAAGTCCCAGGGACTCGACTACGAGATCATCCTCGTCAACGATGGGAGCCGGGACGGAAGCTGGGACGTCATCCGTTCGAAGGCGTTGGCCAACCCGCGCCTCAAGGCCATCAACCTGCTGCGCAACTACGGCCAGCACAACGCCAACCTCTGCGGTTTCCGCCACACCAAGGGCGACTACGTCATCACCATGGACGATGACGGCCAGAACCCGCCCGAGGAGATCGCCAAGCTGGTGCGCAAGGCCGCCGAAGGCCACGACCTGGTCTTCGGGAAATTCAAGACCAAGGCCGCCCCCTTTTACCGGGCCTGGGGAAGCCGTGCCATCGGGCTCCTGAACCGCCGTGTCTTCCACCAGCCCCGGGACCTGACGGTGAGCAACTTCCGCATCCTGCGGCGGGACGTGGTGGACCGCATCTGCGCCTACCGGGCGGCCTTTCCCTATATCACGGGACTGGCCTTGATGAATTCGAAGGACCGGGCCAACGTGGAGGTCCGGCACGAACCCCGACGCGTGGGCAAGAGCAACTATTCGGCGCTCCGCATCGCCAAACTGGTCATGACCATCCTCTTCAGCTATTCCAGTTTTCCGCTGAGGTTCCTGGCGGGCGTGGGGCTGGCGGTGTCCGTGGGAAGCTTCCTGACCGGGCTGGTCTTCCTGGCCCAGGGGCTCCGCCACGAGGTGCAGGTGCCCGGCTGGACCACGGTGGTGGTGCTGCTGTCCTTCCTCAACGGCATGACCATCCTGATGCTCTCCATGCTGGGGGAATACGTGGTGCGCATCCTCAACCAGTCCTCCAACATCGAGACCTACAATGTCACCGACGTCGTCACCGCCCCCTAAGGGCGGGCGGTTCTTCATCATCGGCGCCCAGCGCTGCGGCACCACCTATCTCTATGAAATGATGGAGGGGCACCCCCAAGTGCGGCTGGCCCGGCCCAAGCGTCCCGAGCCCAAGTGGTTCCTGGACCAGGCCAAGGCGGCGTTGGGGCCCCAAGCCTGGGAGAAGGAACTCTTTCCGGACGGACCGGGACCCTGGTCGGGCGAGAAGGGGACCAGCTACCTGGAGCACCCCGAGGCGGCGTCCGCCATCCTCTCCGTTCTTCCCGAAGCCCGCTTCCTGGCGATCCTGCGCGAACCCGTCGCCCGGGCGGTCTCCAATTACCGCTTCAGCAAGGACAACGGGGTGGAGACGCTCCCCTTGGAGAAGGCCCTGGATCCCGAACGCCCGGCCCGGGACTATGACCGCTCCCGCTTTTCCGCTTCCCCTTTCGCCTACCTGGAGCGGGGCCGCTACGTGGAATACCTGGAAGCTTGGGCCGCGAAGGTGCCGAAGGGCCGTTTGCACGTGCTCCTCTTCGAGGAACTCACCGGAGGGGATGGGGCCTTGAACGGGGTTTGGTCCTTCCTGGGGCTCCCGCCCCA
This bacterium DNA region includes the following protein-coding sequences:
- a CDS encoding methyltransferase domain-containing protein: MPIQKSPVDGLSRPIGPPLKWGVTLYSGLSQLYFRSLLRAVIRVGELHRPGLRILDFGCGGGELKKLLPGALVTGYDIRPDLTEVPDWRAVPFDVLVANEVFYSFQEGDLRSLLEELKGRSPRPRLVVGISRRGFLNKMGMVLLGRPQAHAAARLAPMRELAVLQEYGRILGHRGVLGLADAYSLEFR
- the rffA gene encoding dTDP-4-amino-4,6-dideoxygalactose transaminase, which encodes MNAPIPFHQPILAGNELRYVEESLKSGRLAASGPFSKKASTFLREQLGAAEVFLTTSCTDALEMGVLLLGLEPGDIAILPSFTFVSTALALVRRGVKLIFADIERETFGLDPAHVAELLDDKVKVIVPVHYAGVACDLAGIEKVLGGRPIDLMEDNAQGLFASYQGKPLGSRGRISALSFHETKNLTCGEGGALVVNRTADLDRAHLLYDKGTNRRAFQLGQVDKYSWVDEGSSFGLSDLLAAALWAQLEQRDAIQSRRKTLWGLYHSLLTPAAARLGFQVPRVPPDREQPYHMYYVLLKDRSERDRVLKALGDQGIQATFHYTPLHSAPGAKKHLARPTDCPVTEEVSGRLLRLPFHNALTDDQVRRVAATFLEALERP
- a CDS encoding glycosyltransferase family 2 protein, which translates into the protein MNLKPPRSRRTKYSVVIPVFNSASLVGETVDRTAAFLKSQGLDYEIILVNDGSRDGSWDVIRSKALANPRLKAINLLRNYGQHNANLCGFRHTKGDYVITMDDDGQNPPEEIAKLVRKAAEGHDLVFGKFKTKAAPFYRAWGSRAIGLLNRRVFHQPRDLTVSNFRILRRDVVDRICAYRAAFPYITGLALMNSKDRANVEVRHEPRRVGKSNYSALRIAKLVMTILFSYSSFPLRFLAGVGLAVSVGSFLTGLVFLAQGLRHEVQVPGWTTVVVLLSFLNGMTILMLSMLGEYVVRILNQSSNIETYNVTDVVTAP
- a CDS encoding sulfotransferase yields the protein MSPTSSPPPKGGRFFIIGAQRCGTTYLYEMMEGHPQVRLARPKRPEPKWFLDQAKAALGPQAWEKELFPDGPGPWSGEKGTSYLEHPEAASAILSVLPEARFLAILREPVARAVSNYRFSKDNGVETLPLEKALDPERPARDYDRSRFSASPFAYLERGRYVEYLEAWAAKVPKGRLHVLLFEELTGGDGALNGVWSFLGLPPHRPKDLGRIVNAAQEPMPEIPPGLLKGLRDHFEEPNRRLEKFLGRPLDAWKARP